aggctgagctgacctcagaaggccgacctcgtcgtctatatgctgcggccatcccctgcagcagcctcaccgcaccatgctttacttgccggccacgccacgccatattaatcagaaaccataccctgctacgactgtcaacgcctcaccattcccaagaatgtactgcactgcgcgccacaagcaagctctggctacacgccatctcctcccatgatggaaacgggccatccacggcaactcattacttcacacgcccacgtccaatcgtgacggtaacccattaatttgcccagtcacatcacaggtaaccctgccattctccctataaaaggggagcttctccctctaaaaaggagaggcttcttcctcccaaggagATTTTTCGGACTTCACATacagtccctctctcttctccaaaattaagcccccctctgacttaggcattggagggccggcgccggaaaagcccggccaccggcttttctgcatGCACCCAgatggaggacgccgcccgccgacggatcgccgtccgccagtgttcgccggagctcctcctcctcctcggttcgcggccgcccccgagttcaaattccagcaacaatatatatatatatatatatatatatatatatatatatatatatatatatatatatactcatGGCGGGGTTAAAAGTAATTATGGACATGATTACCAATTTACCATTTACCAAATCCAAAGTCCATTTATCTCAACAGCAACGGATCCAGCTTTCATCGCTGCGCCACAGCCCACAGGGTCCGCACTCGCTCGACTCTCATCCAACGGTCCATATCCTCCATATCCATCCCAACTACTCATCCATCCGTCCATCCCCACCATCCCCATCTATAAATTACCCCTCCCATTCCTTCCTTTCTGCTCGCCGCTTCCCCCTCCCCCCCAAAgctctctccttcctcttcctccctgcCCGATCTCGAGATAAAAGAAGAGGAAGTTATCGCCATCGCTATGGCTCTCCTCGTAGAGAAGACCTCCTCCGGGCGCGAGTACAAGGTGAAGGACCTCTCCCAGGCCGACTTCGGCCGCCTGGAGATCGAGCTCGCCGAGGTCGAAATGCCCGGCCTCATGGCCTGCCGCGCCGAGTTCGGCCCCTCCCAGCCCTTCAAGGGCGCACGCATCACCGGCTCCCTCCACATGACCATCCAGACCGCCGTCCTCATCGAGACCCTCACCGCCCTCGGCGCTGAGGTCCGCTGGTGTTCCTGCAACATCTTCTCCACCCAGGAccacgccgccgccgccatcgcCCGCGACTCCGCCGCCGTCTTCGCCTGGAAGGGCGAGACCCTCCAGGAGTACTGGTGGTGCACCGAGCGCTGCCTCGACTGGGGCCCCGCCGGTGGCCCCGACCTCATCGTCGACGACGGCGGAGACGCCACCCTCCTCATCCACGAGGGCGTCAAGGCCGAGGAGGAGTACGAGAAGACGGGAAAGATGCCCGATCCGACCTCCACCGACAACGTCGAGTTCCAGATCGTGCTGGGGCTCATCCGGGACAGCATCAAGGTGAATCCCAGCAAGTACCGCAGGATGAAGGAGAGGCTCGTGGGCGTCTCCGAGGAGACCACCACCGGCGTCAAGAGGCTCTACCAGATGCAGGCCAGCGGGGCCCTTCTCTTCCCGGCCATCAACGTCAACGACTCCGTCACCAAGAGCAAGGTGAAGGAAAAAAACTACTTCTACCGATCTAGATCAGTCCATCCAGATCTAttatctccttccttcctctgtgCTCGAGTCCCAGATCTGATGTTATTTTTTCCATCGATCGTGTTATCTGATCCGGATCTAGTGTTTACTGCTTTACTTCCGCCGGTTTATTTCTGCTAGCTAGCAATTGCTTTTCTCTTTTCAAATTATCGTTTAGATCTAGTTACTGGAGATAGATCAGATTGTAATTGCTGTATTACTAACTTAGAGCAGCGTAATAACTGTTCTTTTGTTAATTTTGTTAGTAGATTCTTTAGAGATCTGGATCTAGTAATATAGGGTTCTATATATACAACTTGAGCTTTCCTGAAAAGAGTAGAtctttttttcatttcatttcaataatttatatttaatcACTAAAGTCGGTGTTTTTATATCTTGAAGTGACCTAACTTTGATTAATCTGGTATCTAATATAGACTCaggtttttgttttaaaaaaaattaatctttATCCTGCAGCATTCTGTTGTCAGACTGCAGAATTGTAATATTTTAGTGGCTTATAGAGTATTGACGGTTTAGTTCTTGGAATTTATATGGACTTTCTGGCAGCaaaattgaaattttatatCGTATAAGATATATTTTTAGCCAGTAAATGGAGAATCTCAACATGCTTTTGCCTTGAAATGTCAATTTGATCCATATCATTTCATTGCATTTATTGATCCGGATTCGTAGTTCTCAGATTTAAAACTCAggtgtttttgattttttttttttaaataggtttATATTTCTAGATCTCTGACTATTTATGTATTTCTGTTTTTTCTATTGGTCTTTTTAAACAGTTCGACAATCTCTATGGTTGCCGCCACTCTCTTCCTGATGGCCTGATGAGGGCCACCGATGTGATGATTGCCGGCAAGGTCGCCGTGGTCTGTGGGTACGGAGATGTCGGCAAGGGCTGTGCTTCTGCCATGAAGCAAGCTGGAGCCCGGGTGATCGTCACAGAGATTGACCCCATCTGTGCGCTTCAGGCCCTGATGGAGGGCATCCCTGTTCGTACCCTGAAGGATGTGGTCTCCGAGGCCGATATCTTTGTGACCACAACTGGTAACAAGGATATCATCATGGTTGAcgacatgaggaagatgaagaacaaCGCGATTGTCTGCAACATCGGCCACTTTGACAATGAAATCGACATGCATGGTTTGGAGACCTACCCAGGCGTCAAGCGCATCACCATCAAGCCCCAGACTGATCGCTGGGTATTCCCTGACACGAACTCTGGCATCATCGTTCTTGCCGAGGGGCGTCTGATGAACCTTGGTTGTGCCACCGGCCATCCCAGCTTTGTCATGTCCTGCTCCTTCACCAACCAGGTAAAATCCGCCCTACTAACATCATATCGCAATTTATTCTTAAGACGACTTCACAGTTCTGCTGTAATTGGCATTTTCTTTTGTGGAGCATCTTTTGTTGCCTGAAGATCCTATGTGGATAATGTTTTAGTAAGATCATGGATTTTTCATAAGAAATTTGGAAGAAGTTACTAGGTATTTGCTGCAGTTTGTGCAATGATCATTGTCTCATACAAAGATGCTATTACGATTAATTTTTTAGGACACTAGGAACCTCTTGTTATAATGCAATGTATCTTACATTTGATGAGTCTAGCTTGAATTATTTATCGGCATATGGATGGAGTTTGTAATttgattgcaaaaaaaaaaaaaaaatgtgtgcAGGTGATTGCTCAGCTGGAACTGTGGAAGGAGAGGGCAAGCGGCAAGTATGAGAAGAAGGTCTATGTGCTTCCCAAGCATCTGGATGAGAAGGTGGCAGCTCTCCACCTGGGCAAGCTGGGAGCCAAGCTAACCAAGCTCACACCGTCCCAGGCCGACTACATTAGTGTTCCAATTGAGGGCCCCTACAAGCCTGCTCACTACAGGTACTAGAAAAGATGGAGCTAATGACAGGAAGCAGCAACAGCAGCTGCAAAAGTCGAGATGATTGGAGTGATGTTGTCTCCGGTTTCCCTTCTGGTATTTTATGAGTTTGGATATTAATTTGGTTGCATTTGAATTCAAAGATGAGGAATGAGGAAGTCATGTTTTGGTAAGAATAATGAGGTTGTGCGGGGTGGTGTAATGGCCAGATATGTTTTTATCTTTGGCCCTCTTTCTTGATCACAATTTGGAAGGCAACACCGTCAGTTCTCATCTTCAGTTATATTTTACCCTTACATGTTCATTGGCTATGATACTGTTTCTTATTTCTATCCATTATAGCTGTATCATGAATTTATGTATACAGTGCCCCCACCGGGAggttaattcttagttttattgCTATCTGTTGGCGGTGTCAATATcagtgaagaaaaaaaaatctgggcCCAAGCTCAGCATCGTCCATCCTTGACTCTAAATGCGTGGTATAAGCTTGTTAGTGTAACGTACCACCAGCGAGCGGAAGCTGAAATCGGACTACCCTAACTTAGGAAAGAAAtcagaaaaaaattctattcaATCAAAGGTTAAAATCCATCACCgtctataaaaaaaagaatgttgGTTTACTGAGAGAAGGTTTTGTTCATTTTTGTCTTTTATTACAAAAGAGTTCGACCACTCCATTGGGCCGGATTGTTTGTTGGCAGTTATAAAAAGCAAATAAACCgagaaaatactttttcatatagcaaaataatgataaaagataataacagagtataataaaatataatatatataaatatataaattataatacaatatcatattatcataatattatattatatttatagtataatataatataaaagtataaaatattataattattatcattatatattaataaatataaaaaagatattttttgtaattataatattttattataggtattttggtctaagaaaaaaaattataaatcaaaacAGCTTTTCGATGCATGTTTAAAGTGCTTTTCCGAAGAAGCTGTTTTAGTTTTGCTAGAAAACTAAAACAAGCTCTCGATTTTTATACTAAACactcttattttttaaaaaatatttttggatggtcaaaaaatattttctggCCCACCAAAAGTTCTACTAATGAAGGCGCTTGGTATATTTTTTTCCACTatttctattttaaaaaaatccaagAACAAAATTAAACCAGAATAAACAAACATATATAAGAAATTCCTTTGTTCCCAAATTGTttgtaaaacttttagaacttttGGCAACAATGATTTATTGCTCCCGAGATCTGTTTGTAGGCTTATTTGGGCGTCAACGATGATGTAGCCCATTTCCCATGCAATGCCTTCAATCCTAGAGAGTCTATGATGGACCAACCGAGCCGCCCAACCCAACCGGCTGAACAAAATGCCTTCAATAGTTGTCGCTGCAGACCCGTGGCCTCGTTAAAAAGATACAAGATCTGCGGCGGTGCTGAAGGCATCGTTGCCGTCCAAAATGCATTTGCTTTGCGATCGAAATATATTAAAATGCGAATCAAATTGGTCATATTCTATTAGAATTAGAATTGAAATCGGTATGAAATTTAAATATTGAAAGAGCATAGGGATTGAGTTTTGGGGAATCGACGTATTTTTATTCTCTTCTGAaattaaaatgaaaatgaaactTTTCCTAACCAAATGGCTGGAATAAGAGCCACTCATTCCAATTTTTATTTTAGAGTCTACTTCTCCCCCAACCAAATATGCCTATAAATATTGTAGGTTATTTAAGTCGCAATAGTAGTGTTTGGGCTCAGAAGATGTGTTCCAGGCTTTTTGCATTTAAACTGAGCTTGAGTGGGGTTTTATACATATTTTGCTTAGGTCAGGGTCGTCTGTTTGGCTTATAAGTAGTGTGGTCCATGGGTTTGGACTTCTTGTCTTCAccctttttctcctccttttggttttcttttatttttctgttttcctATTCTCTATTCTCTTGGGTGGGCCTATGCTTGATCTCAGTCACAATAACGTAAGCATTATACTTTTTGGTAGCACCGGTGAACCAGATGGCCGCGGCAAGAAAATCTAGGACAGAGGACTTGTAATATCTCCATAGATCTAGCAAGGTGAAAGACCCCCTAACGTCAAGGGCTGACTGTTGAGCTCACTTTGATCTCCCAGGGCGGGCCAGAGTGGGTGTGGGCATAGCTGCCATAGCTTATGGCTAGAGCAATAGGAGGGGACCTCAGTAGAGATAACAATCAGGATAATGAGCGGTCCGTCCGCCAAGCGGGCGGCAGGGTGAAATGTTGCGACGAGTTTGTGGTGtttttctatcaaaaaaaaagctTATATGTGCAAGTATTGCGATCGATGCAGGAGCTTGATTTGAAGATCTGAAGATCTAGGTGTACGGTAATGCTGAAACTTTGCCATAAGGAAATAAACTTCACTACTTGAACTAACTATGATATTTAATGCTGGTAAGGAAAAGACCTAtgagcaggggcggcccaatacatttgggggcctaaggcgaatccaatgaatgaggcctttttttaataataaatttttttaataaatataaaatatttaaaaaaatgatatgaaaatggatagctatcaagtacactatttcaacaaagatacatgaatctaataaagataggcaagaaatctttttaatttaatattatttttgaatggaagtgcagaaaagtaattatcctaaaaaaagggccataaaactgattaaataactgagataatgcttggcaatattGTTTATCATGTCGAGcggaataggaaaaggtcattccatggcacttcatggtcaaagtaaagaaaagaatttgtccagaaagaagcttctctataagagaaagtaggggcattatgggaaattgactccatctaattaataaaagtcccatccctccatctccccttcaagtgagtacccaagcagcaaccgcaacatcacagcacagcagccattcaaccccctccctccttctctctctaccacccaaggggggagaagaaaccgagaggagaaaattaaaagaatctccaccctccaagaagtccatttccaatccccctttcttcctgatggcccagctggatcaggagtaatgtgagggaaggaaaaccaagaccaaaaccaaacaagagaagggatgaaagataagagtagcttcaggcgtgtatcaagccaaccaaatccctcctctctctctctctctctccatccaaaacaaaactaccgtccccaacttcctaaatttcccctctgcaggccaagaaactctccacctcccttccatcaagggggaagactggatatggggcctttgcttccttttggtcatggTCAgaccctccctcccttcctccctccccccccccccccccccctctctctctctctctctctctctctctctctctctccacctcccgggggccttccattggcccggggccttaggcgaccgcctcggtcgcctaaggctcgggccggccctgccTATGAGTGAGTCTTATTCACAAGAATTAGAGCTAGAAGAAAGGACTTCTGGGTCTAAAACTTTGATGTCAGGCTCACAAATTATTTTGGGCTACACTTCTAAGCTTCTTGGACCAGCCTGCCTATTGATAAAACTAATTGTAGCTATCTAAGAAACCTTAGAAATGATTTAGAAGCTGCGAAAAAATTATACTAAGTTGTGATCCATGGCAAATATTGGCGTGGAAGCAACCCATTTGTTCTCCATATTCAGCCAACTCGCTGCAAAAAGTAAAACAAACTGGACTTATGTCCATTAATCTATCAAATAAGTGGCCTTCccacctttcttttctttagaaTAGATTGCGCCAGTAACTTCTATTTTACATCTGCACTGGTATTTGCACATGTAGTGCTTGTAGTTCATTAAAAAGATGAGAcaatttgatgatttttttccttttttttctgagaTTAGGGGAGGCCAATCCCCATTTTCTACTTTTATTCTCATCCCATCCCTTGAAGGTGGCTCCAATTGGAATTGAGCTCGACTTTTTACCCAAGCAACAAGTGGTCATACATTTGGTTTTGCATTCGTTAGTCCCAAAATCAAGATTATTTGGAATACATTCAATTCATGTCCTCCTATCTATTTAATTTTGTATAGTTCTTTCAATCATTTCACAACAATAtgaaggaatagatttttttGAATAAGTTGTGGAGATAATTAAAAAAGGgtctacatcaaaaaaaaaaagcatatagGAGTTCATTGGAGAGGTGTTGTAGATCATATAAGCTAGGGGATGGGGATGCATAGTCTCTTCTTGTTCGGATAAAGTTGCACTGACATTTTTAGATATGCTATGATGTCAAGGAGAATATTTACTTAGTTAGTAATAAGAAGAAAGTATATCCTACACGGCATGCATCATGTGGCTATGCATGCTGTCAATCGTAGCCGCTTATTCCTATAATGATACACCGATGCTTGTTTTGAGGATAGCTGCAAGTTGCATTACAATCTATCGAGACGAATAGTGCTGCGAATTGGATAGCTTTCCATATAACTGAACATTTTGGTGACAGTATATGGACTGATTCTATATCTATTCCTTATCtattttatgatattttattttttaattttaaaatatgtatTCATATTAAAATTGTATGACCTTtttgttcttaaaaaaaaaagaaaacttggaAAAGAGGGCAAGAGACAATCCTACCTGTGCAAGGTGAAGCTTGAGAAAAGctagagagaaggaaagagagaatcaTAGAAGATATCCAATGATCACCCAATCCGTGTATCTTTCACCGTTGAAGTTTGCAGAGATAAATGTTGATGACTCAACACCTTAATACCTTGACAAGTCAATGGAATCAATTTATATTATCACGCCAAGGCATCTTATGTTACATATATGCCATCAGAAAACAATGtatgaattatttttattaattattgaattatttatttctatttttttacatgtatttgtttatttattggaTATTTTATTGTGACATAAGATGTTCACATGGTAATTATGTTGATTAACATTATAGAAGAACTACACCGATGATTAATGAATCATAGGGCGGAGTGGTGATTTTTCGGTTTCTTATTAATTCACGTTGTTCTAGGCTGAGTTACATATTTTAGGCCTACATTCGTTGTGCCACTATATAATAGGATGATAGGCTCCGTCATTGAGGTAGAGACCTTAAGCGGACGAGTGGGTACATTGTAAGAGTACATTCACTGAATAGGATCCAAATATTAATATCTTCTGGAAGTGATCACTGATGTTGAAAAGAGTATTCAATATAATTAGTTTAGatgtcctttgacctgagaggtATGTCAAGAGATGTTTGGCGTGTTCTTGTACTTTGATCGAATCAATTGTTGATGATCTTCTTGAGATCAAATAAATAAACAGAGTTCGGTCTTGAGTGCATCAGATAGATTTGCATAGATGCTCAATAAGGAATCCACTAGCCTCAATTTGAGGTAGTATATTTAGTATATTTGTATGTGGTTAAGTCCTAAAGAAAACTGGCTAGTGAGATTtatgaaaattattttcattatatcttattatgataaataaatatttatttatgaaaGTTGTTTTAGAAACAATTTTTGGGGTCTAACAGAAATTATAGAATAAGAATTAAGAATTATATAAGCCAAAGATTTAATCAGTAAAATTTTTTCGGTCCTATTGGTTTATGTGGAATATAGTGTGATGGAAGGATAGATAAACAAAAATTGTAAGCaaaagagattttattaaaataattgtcTTTTCTTGGGGGTCAATTGTAAAGTGTTGATGGACATTTTTACAAATTGTAGAACACTAAAATTTGGAATTAAAAGAATAtaagaaaattataaaaaatagttttcaGCTATGATCCTATGGCTGAGAATAAAGATCTTTAAGGATCCGATGCATATCATtggctaaatttttttttttttttaatggtggCTATAAATAGCCAGGGTTGGCCATCACGACtctacaaaaaaagaaaaatctctatgGTTTTATGGTGGCTATAAAAAACCAGAGTTGGCTATTATGACCCTACGAAAGAAAATCTCTATGATTTTATGGTGGCTATAAATAGCCAGGGTTGGCCATTCATGACCctacaaaaagaaaatctttgtGGTTTTATGGTGGCTATAAATAGTCAGGATTGGCTATCATGACCCTACAAAAAAAATCTCCGTGGTTTTATAGTAGCTATAAATAGCTAGGATTGGCCATTATGACCCTACAGAAAAAAACCTCCGTGGTTTTATGGTGGCTATAAATAGCCAGGGTTGGCCATCATGATCCTACAAAAGAAAACCTTCATGGTTTTATAGTGGCTACAATAGCCAGGGTTGGCCATCATGCTTcaacaacaagaagaagaaaacctcTATAGTTTTCACAAGCTCTCTGAGAGGTAGTGATCATGGATGTTGGGAGGCAAAACACTTGGATTGCCAGTAGTGAGATCTGTGTTCCTTTTAACCTATTTGTTAATTTCACAGGATTTTTTTAAGATTTCTTCCGCCGTAGAAAAAGATCCTTCATCTTATTGGATGAATAGTTGTTCATATGAAACAAAGAACCTATAACGTTTCTTCTCTAATCAACACACATTATGGATGGTATGTGTAATACCccggaaaaggaaaaaaaaaaaaaagaggggtggacgggccggcccgaaaagaccgggcccatccaccatatacgatcgtgccctaggcacgatcgtgggagaagaaacacacacacgcacaaaaaaaaagggggcagcGGCGACATTAGAGGGGATCGCCGGAGAGACGAGCGCCGGAGGGAGGAACCGGCCGGCCGCGGAGGAAGCCGGAAGCTTTTCCCTCCCTCGGTGAAGATCCCCCACAAATCGGGAGAAGAAGTCTCGGATCCATGCGTGAAAACCCAAGACCCTTCTCCGATTTCTCGCCGGAAGGATCGCCGGAACGCCCCGCCGGACCGAGGTAATCCTtcctttgtgttttattttctggattTTGGGTGGCATGGGTAAAGTGTTGGCCGGTGAATCATCGGAGAAGagcccgaaacagggtacccctgtttcggcctcttctttccaatttttggccgccgccggccgccgggatgGCCGAGATGCATGGCGGTGGGGCTGGTCGGGTTCGTATGAAGGTCGGAGAGGGTTTTCTAGGCTGTGTATGTGATGAGGGAGGGTGGATCCGAGGTCCTCTTCCTCGGGATCCcaacctctcctcctcttcccctcgtcggatggccaccggcggcgacggcggcggcggtcGTGGGCCACCATGGCTGCTGTCGGGTGGGGGGGcagccgagccaccatcacggtggctGTGAGGATGCTTGCCTTCTGTCAATAATGCAGGAAAGGGGGAGAGGACCCTTTCGGTTTtaagggaaggagaagaagagggatcttctctcctctctttctttcgccggccaccatcgccggcgactgcagcAGAGGCGGCCgacgatggttcggccagtggtggCCGAGGATTGGGCAGGTGGCGGCTGCTGCCCTTGGGCCAAGAAATGGGGAAGgggagatgtattcccaaccatgaagagagaggaatcatcCCTTTATGTTGGTCTGTTTACTGGGACCGGCCATCATcgccggcgtggcagcggccacggctggcgacgacgtgggccggtggtacaaggtgggagtcgggccaccccgactgtccTAGATCTGGAggaattgagatgtttgggggcctggtgatggaccccatagtagatgtgaattatggtttagaatatctaaatattaaatgatttagtttgtgatttgtaattaatgttgtagaggaagagtcggcggtgccaggagattttgatcaggggactcagcaccccagcgtgtaggttgtgattcggatccATGTTTGAGTCAATCTATAATCTCTGTAAGAATCtctacatctgagcacttctatttatacatatattggatttatagttggatatattttatcagtatgttgctatttatttttgagcttgtatgacactatgaggtgtgcattttgtttattatgaaagtattggaataattaaattgggaaggaataacatatttttgagaaattatgaaaatatgtgacgtgattgaaatgtgattaaacatgtaaaactagacatgtaaaatggattggactaaccttgtcatgagatagcctctacgagcttatgcgtaggatagctgcctcgagcttatgcgtgggatagcctctacgagcttatgcgtaggatagcctccacgggcttacgcgtgggatagcctctacgagcttatgcgtaggatagcctccacgggcttacgcgtgggatagctgccacgagcttatgcgtgggatttgtgcagtcttggactgggtcatgaacttggttagtccaacgccAGAAGTAAAAAGTCTGAAGACTTGGGAATCATGGTATTACGTGAATGAATCACGAAATGTGAAAAAGGGATTTATGTATACAAAATGGTTATTTAcatatttgttgtttgttgagcctaaaaaggatttgtgtatatgtactgattatatacacttgttgttgttgagcttttgaaaagatgaaatgacatttattGACGTTTTGAtgaaatgatattattttgatgttttgatcattttatcataattactgtgtgtggctgttgggattcttactgggctggaaaagctcatactacatttactttctttttcagaggcactgaaTTTGTAGAGATCAATGGGTGGGACGAGAAATGAGATCAG
The window above is part of the Phoenix dactylifera cultivar Barhee BC4 unplaced genomic scaffold, palm_55x_up_171113_PBpolish2nd_filt_p 000263F, whole genome shotgun sequence genome. Proteins encoded here:
- the LOC103696915 gene encoding adenosylhomocysteinase-like; amino-acid sequence: MALLVEKTSSGREYKVKDLSQADFGRLEIELAEVEMPGLMACRAEFGPSQPFKGARITGSLHMTIQTAVLIETLTALGAEVRWCSCNIFSTQDHAAAAIARDSAAVFAWKGETLQEYWWCTERCLDWGPAGGPDLIVDDGGDATLLIHEGVKAEEEYEKTGKMPDPTSTDNVEFQIVLGLIRDSIKVNPSKYRRMKERLVGVSEETTTGVKRLYQMQASGALLFPAINVNDSVTKSKFDNLYGCRHSLPDGLMRATDVMIAGKVAVVCGYGDVGKGCASAMKQAGARVIVTEIDPICALQALMEGIPVRTLKDVVSEADIFVTTTGNKDIIMVDDMRKMKNNAIVCNIGHFDNEIDMHGLETYPGVKRITIKPQTDRWVFPDTNSGIIVLAEGRLMNLGCATGHPSFVMSCSFTNQVIAQLELWKERASGKYEKKVYVLPKHLDEKVAALHLGKLGAKLTKLTPSQADYISVPIEGPYKPAHYRY